One region of Sylvia atricapilla isolate bSylAtr1 chromosome Z, bSylAtr1.pri, whole genome shotgun sequence genomic DNA includes:
- the RAD23B gene encoding UV excision repair protein RAD23 homolog B, whose protein sequence is MQITLKTLQQQTFRIDIDPEETVKALKEKIESERGKDAFPVAGQKLIYAGKILNDETALKEYKIDEKNFVVVMVTKPKAAAGATQPTNATSIVGSTTAAPTAVAAPIPVPAPVPAPLPPPPAPDTVACESASVSAVKEEKAEEKPPEGPAAVSPSSMDSTTGDTSRSNLFADAISALVTGQSYENMVTEIMSMGYEREQVIAALRASFNNPDRAVEYLLMGIPGDNQAVADPPQPPSTGASQSSAVAAAVATIPTTTSSLGGHPLEFLRNQPQFQQMRQIIQQNPSLLPALLQQIGRENPQLLQQISQHQEHFIHMLNEPVLESRQGLSGSDDGASTGGIGDAGNVHMNYIQVTPQEKEAIERLKALGFPEGLVIQAYFACEKNENLAANFLLQQNFDED, encoded by the exons ATGCAGATCACCCTGAAGACGCTGCAGCAGCAGACTTTCCGCATTGACATCGACCCCGAGGAGACG GTGAAGGCACTGAAAGAGAAGATTGAATCAGAAAGGGGGAAAGATGCCTTTCCAGTAGCTGGCCAAAAACTAATTTATGCAG GTAAAATCCTTAACGATGAAACTGCTCTTAAAGAATACAAGATAGATGAGAAGAACTTTGTGGTGGTTATGGTGACAAAA cccaaagctgcagctggagcgACTCAGCCAACAAATGCCACTTCCATTGTTGGCTCAACaactgcagctcccacagcagtTGCTGCACCAATCCCTGttcctgcccctgtgccagctcctctccctccaccaccagcaccagATACAGTGGCTTGTGAATCTGCATCTGTGAGTGCTGTgaaagaggagaaggcagaagaaaaaccACCTGAGGGACCAGCTGCTGTCAGTCCATCATCAATGGACAG TACAACAGGTGATACATCTCGATCAAATCTTTTTGCGGATGCTATAAGTGCACTTG TGACTGGTCAGTCCTATGAGAACATGGTGACTGAGATCATGTCCATGGGCTACGAGCGGGAGCAGGTGATTGCAGCACTGAGGGCCAGCTTCAACAATCCTGACAGAGCTGTGGAATACCTTCTGATG GGTATTCCAGGAGATAATCAGGCTGTGGCTGACCCCCCTCAACCACCAAGCACTGGTGCATCTCAGTCttcagcagtggcagcagcagtagcaACTATACCCACGACTACAAGTTCACTAGGAG GACATCCACTTGAGTTTTTACGAAATCAGCCTCAGTTCCAGCAGATGAGACAAATTATTCAGCAAAATCCTTCTCTGCTGCCGGCATTGCTACAGCAAATTGGACGGGAAAACCCCCAGCTACTGCAG CAAATAAGCCAGCACCAGGAACATTTTATTCATATGCTGAATGAGCCAGTTCTAGAGTCTCGCCAAGGTTTAAGTGGCAGTGATGATGGTGCCAGCACTGGTGGAATAGGAGATGCTGGGAATGTTCATATGAACTACATTCAAGTAACACCTCAGGAAAAAGAAGCTATAGAAAGG ttaaaGGCATTAGGATTTCCTGAAGGACTTGTGATACAGGCATATTTCGCTTGTGAGAAGAATGAAAACCTGGCTGCCAACTTTCTTCTACAGCAGAACTTCGATGAAGACtga